One genomic segment of Photobacterium sp. DA100 includes these proteins:
- a CDS encoding calcium:proton antiporter — protein MFKLLKQEYTMPVGILAIIFFQLIGDELLSNGLSPAPYMLTTGILFYVAMTTIFAVVRHSDVLAIKLGDPFGTLILTLSVILLEVIMISSVMLTGESNPVLARDTMFAVVMAVLNGFVGITLLIGGMKYHTQTYNLEGLKAYLVAIIPLAMLSLVLPNFTSMDAFGNMSAILTWTLVLASIALYALFLFIQTRSHTHFFIDADRNDNRDSQCPPQSGTYHTIMLVGYLVVVILLAKSLAIPINDGITELGAPAALGGLVVALIILAPEAVGAIKAAVSNHLQRAMNLFFGSVLASIALTVPAVLLISTIINEPIRLGLEPAEMVLLVATLLMTSVSFSSGRTNSLNGATHLILFFAYLILMFD, from the coding sequence ATGTTCAAGCTTCTCAAGCAGGAATACACCATGCCTGTTGGTATTCTTGCCATTATTTTTTTCCAGCTCATCGGTGATGAGCTGCTAAGTAATGGGTTATCCCCAGCGCCATATATGCTCACAACAGGTATTTTATTTTATGTGGCCATGACAACGATCTTTGCCGTTGTCCGCCACTCAGATGTGCTTGCAATTAAGCTCGGGGACCCCTTTGGCACCCTGATACTAACCTTGTCAGTCATCTTGCTTGAAGTGATTATGATCTCCTCGGTCATGCTTACTGGCGAATCAAACCCGGTACTGGCTAGAGATACCATGTTTGCTGTTGTCATGGCCGTTCTAAATGGCTTTGTCGGTATTACGCTTCTGATTGGTGGGATGAAGTACCATACCCAAACATACAATCTCGAGGGGTTAAAAGCTTACCTGGTTGCGATAATTCCACTGGCAATGCTGAGCTTGGTCCTACCGAATTTCACCAGCATGGACGCATTTGGCAACATGTCGGCAATTCTAACCTGGACTCTGGTTCTTGCCTCAATTGCCTTATACGCATTATTCCTATTTATTCAAACGCGAAGCCATACCCACTTTTTCATCGATGCCGATCGCAATGATAATCGTGATAGCCAGTGCCCACCGCAAAGCGGTACCTACCATACCATCATGCTGGTAGGCTACCTGGTTGTCGTTATTTTGCTGGCTAAAAGCTTAGCCATTCCGATTAATGACGGAATAACCGAGCTTGGTGCGCCAGCTGCACTGGGCGGCTTGGTCGTTGCCTTGATCATCTTGGCTCCAGAAGCTGTAGGGGCAATTAAGGCGGCAGTTAGCAACCACCTCCAACGTGCCATGAACCTATTCTTTGGCTCGGTGTTGGCCAGCATTGCCCTGACCGTCCCGGCAGTACTATTGATTTCAACCATAATCAATGAGCCGATACGTCTAGGGTTGGAGCCGGCTGAAATGGTTCTGCTGGTAGCCACCCTATTGATGACCAGTGTCAGTTTCAGCAGCGGAAGAACTAACTCACTCAACGGCGCAACTCACCTCATCCTCTTCTTCGCTTATCTCATCTTGATGTTTGATTGA
- a CDS encoding VTT domain-containing protein encodes MQQIITAIWLQDFDSLQVVNPINILLLLLGMVLFIESSFVLLPLPGVGLGLFVGGLVSTGAVDFYSAVALLTTASSLGTLFAYLQGYWLLNSMLISRAPKPLPENALARVKKYLDKYGFLLLFVSLFMPYMRVITPLLMGATQLSFTRTVLISVTSSIIWSMTLLKIGGWFMQKPHLIVYQESITRWFLISSFLLMVTALITLLLRRITLNDSRRTPNSVNHKG; translated from the coding sequence ATGCAACAAATAATCACAGCTATCTGGCTACAAGATTTTGATTCTCTGCAGGTAGTCAACCCAATAAACATCTTGTTATTACTACTTGGAATGGTGTTATTTATAGAGTCCAGTTTTGTGCTTTTACCGCTCCCAGGAGTCGGCTTGGGACTCTTCGTTGGTGGTCTGGTTAGCACAGGAGCGGTTGACTTTTACAGTGCGGTGGCCCTTTTAACAACTGCCAGCTCTCTAGGTACCTTATTCGCTTATCTTCAAGGATATTGGCTGCTTAACAGCATGCTAATAAGCCGGGCCCCAAAGCCCCTGCCAGAGAATGCCCTAGCAAGAGTAAAAAAGTACCTGGATAAATATGGATTTCTCCTTCTTTTCGTCTCCCTCTTTATGCCGTACATGCGGGTAATAACCCCGCTGTTAATGGGGGCGACCCAATTGAGTTTTACTCGCACGGTATTAATTAGCGTTACCAGCTCAATAATATGGTCCATGACCCTGCTCAAAATTGGCGGTTGGTTTATGCAAAAGCCTCACCTAATTGTCTATCAAGAGTCAATCACCCGGTGGTTCTTAATCAGCAGTTTTCTCCTGATGGTTACGGCATTGATTACCCTGTTGTTACGCAGGATAACGCTCAACGACTCTCGAAGAACACCAAACTCTGTTAATCACAAGGGATAA
- a CDS encoding zinc ribbon domain-containing protein YjdM has product MSLPPCPQCGSEFVYPDQNHLVCPECAYEWNPSEAADQDTLSIKDANGTLLAEGDKVTLAKDLKVKGSSLVLKIGTKAVIRRIVEGKDHQLDCKVDGAGEMMVTAKFVKKA; this is encoded by the coding sequence ATGTCTCTTCCTCCTTGCCCTCAATGTGGATCTGAGTTTGTTTATCCAGATCAAAACCATCTCGTTTGTCCGGAATGTGCCTATGAATGGAATCCTTCGGAAGCAGCAGATCAAGATACCTTGTCCATCAAGGATGCCAACGGAACTTTATTGGCAGAAGGTGACAAGGTCACGTTAGCCAAAGATCTGAAGGTGAAAGGTAGTTCTCTGGTGCTTAAAATAGGAACAAAAGCCGTTATCCGACGAATAGTCGAAGGGAAAGATCATCAACTGGACTGCAAAGTCGACGGTGCCGGTGAGATGATGGTGACTGCGAAGTTTGTGAAGAAAGCTTAA
- a CDS encoding mechanosensitive ion channel domain-containing protein, which yields MKISTKLKHLFVFYLMTFGLHVSASTTFTLSDTSSPRATLDSFLLASDIVIAHWQGETLETQEAQHAIAQAIRTMDMSLVTNRNRTVVVMERILLLREILERFELSVLESTPDNHQIGDRLFWRFGQSDIAITRIENGDKQGQFVFAATSVQQLHRWYRKMQPIPYRNEARKDYYHDFLIGPGPLFSKNLIYSGPPELTKLYGSLPLWQWIALLLVFLLCKILIKLSFIAGQCWNNRWEGRGQRWQVGTLLSLVVAGLIVLVTRRVIDDGIWITGGVYQFLSTAFLIWQFIFVAWFIMALFNYFATVYASNKHDGKHVDSSLIRVLARIFGGLTIATLAIYVVEFMGFSISPILAGLGVGGLAVALAIRPVLENVINGLTLYADGGIKIGELCRYGDKLGTIESIGLRSTRIRTLERSLITIPNSEFANMEIDNLERRDKRRMEHTFRVRAELTGEQLKLLVVNIRRVLLQHPQLEEEPLRARFMGVGEYAILVNVLAYIKCRDHDEFMAIQEDVLFMVMQQIEKVGVQLAFSTQYQFAGKLSTVDDELKKKAAQTVQKWHDTNNYPFPDFGSEYKYEIKDSIMYPAKTSATRLNFVS from the coding sequence ATGAAAATCAGCACTAAATTAAAGCATCTATTTGTTTTCTATTTGATGACTTTTGGTTTGCATGTCTCCGCATCTACCACCTTTACCCTGTCTGATACATCAAGCCCTAGAGCAACGCTCGATAGCTTTTTGCTGGCATCAGATATCGTTATCGCCCACTGGCAAGGTGAAACACTTGAGACCCAAGAAGCTCAGCATGCCATTGCACAAGCAATAAGAACGATGGATATGTCATTGGTTACCAATCGGAATCGTACCGTCGTTGTGATGGAGCGTATTTTACTATTGCGCGAAATTTTGGAACGGTTTGAGTTGTCTGTTTTAGAGAGTACACCCGATAACCATCAGATCGGTGACCGTCTGTTTTGGCGTTTTGGCCAGTCGGACATTGCTATCACACGGATAGAAAATGGTGACAAGCAGGGGCAATTTGTTTTTGCCGCGACATCGGTACAGCAACTGCATCGTTGGTATCGAAAGATGCAGCCTATCCCCTATAGAAATGAGGCTCGAAAAGACTATTACCATGACTTTCTGATAGGTCCTGGTCCATTGTTTTCCAAGAATCTGATTTATTCCGGTCCGCCTGAGCTGACCAAGCTTTATGGCTCTCTACCTCTTTGGCAATGGATCGCTCTGCTATTAGTATTTTTGCTGTGCAAGATACTTATCAAGTTGAGCTTTATCGCGGGACAGTGCTGGAACAACCGTTGGGAGGGGCGGGGGCAGCGTTGGCAGGTTGGTACGCTGCTATCGTTAGTTGTGGCGGGTTTAATTGTCTTGGTTACCCGACGGGTTATTGATGATGGTATTTGGATAACCGGAGGGGTCTATCAGTTCCTCTCGACCGCATTCCTTATTTGGCAGTTTATCTTTGTTGCCTGGTTCATTATGGCGCTGTTTAATTATTTTGCTACGGTATACGCCAGCAATAAACATGATGGGAAGCATGTTGACTCATCGTTAATCAGAGTGCTTGCGCGTATTTTTGGCGGCCTTACGATTGCGACACTGGCAATATATGTTGTTGAGTTTATGGGGTTCTCAATTTCTCCTATTTTGGCTGGTCTCGGTGTGGGTGGTTTGGCCGTAGCCCTGGCGATACGGCCTGTATTGGAGAATGTGATTAATGGGTTAACGCTCTACGCTGACGGAGGAATAAAAATTGGCGAGCTGTGCCGTTACGGCGATAAGCTCGGTACGATAGAGAGTATCGGCTTGCGCTCGACCCGGATCAGAACACTGGAGCGTTCATTGATTACCATTCCTAATTCAGAATTTGCGAATATGGAAATTGATAATCTCGAGCGTCGTGATAAGCGTCGAATGGAGCACACTTTTCGGGTAAGAGCCGAGCTAACCGGAGAGCAGCTAAAACTGCTGGTGGTCAATATCCGGAGGGTGTTACTACAACATCCCCAACTAGAGGAAGAGCCACTCCGAGCTCGGTTCATGGGGGTGGGAGAGTATGCTATTTTGGTCAATGTGCTTGCCTATATTAAGTGTCGTGATCACGACGAATTCATGGCTATCCAAGAAGACGTGCTGTTTATGGTGATGCAGCAGATAGAGAAAGTCGGCGTACAGTTGGCCTTTTCCACCCAGTATCAATTTGCCGGAAAACTGAGCACAGTTGATGACGAGCTGAAAAAGAAAGCGGCCCAAACAGTTCAGAAATGGCATGACACAAATAATTATCCGTTTCCTGATTTTGGCTCTGAATATAAATATGAGATAAAAGATTCGATTATGTATCCCGCCAAAACATCGGCCACACGACTGAATTTTGTGAGTTAA
- a CDS encoding aminoglycoside phosphotransferase family protein — protein sequence MTEQGNKGDALHSMVHRLEDKVYRPSGYWSYSVHQLLMHLKREKFDSAPRALGFDTEGNEILSYVTGDVYNYPLVGAIATTEALCSAAELLRDYHDATASFVQSDQFGTLRWLLPNREPREVVCHGDYAPYNVALNGSKVVGVFDFDTAHPAPRVWDVAYAVYCWAPFKTNSSDSLGDLAEQTMRARLFCDAYGLLHEDRVCLVETMISRIQTLVEFMHEQAAKGHEGFIANLKDGHDVAYIADIEYLRCHKKPITDYLILSADHSTHR from the coding sequence ATGACCGAACAAGGGAATAAAGGCGATGCGTTGCACTCGATGGTACATCGGCTAGAGGATAAGGTCTATCGGCCAAGCGGATACTGGTCCTATTCTGTTCACCAGCTACTTATGCATTTAAAAAGAGAGAAGTTCGACTCGGCTCCCAGGGCATTGGGATTTGATACTGAAGGCAATGAGATCCTGTCCTATGTTACGGGTGATGTGTATAACTACCCATTGGTCGGTGCTATCGCCACCACGGAAGCGCTTTGCTCCGCCGCAGAACTGTTACGTGATTATCACGATGCGACAGCATCATTTGTGCAAAGTGATCAATTCGGAACTTTGAGATGGCTGTTGCCGAACCGTGAGCCCCGCGAAGTTGTCTGCCATGGAGATTATGCACCTTATAATGTGGCACTGAATGGCAGTAAGGTGGTGGGTGTCTTTGATTTCGACACCGCGCACCCCGCTCCAAGAGTTTGGGATGTTGCTTATGCTGTATACTGCTGGGCACCTTTCAAAACTAATTCCAGTGATTCGTTGGGTGACTTAGCGGAGCAAACAATGCGCGCAAGACTATTTTGCGATGCTTATGGTTTATTACATGAAGATCGAGTTTGTTTGGTTGAGACCATGATATCTAGGATACAAACATTGGTTGAGTTCATGCACGAGCAAGCGGCTAAAGGTCATGAAGGGTTTATTGCCAATCTTAAGGATGGTCATGATGTGGCGTACATTGCGGATATTGAGTACTTGAGGTGTCATAAAAAACCAATAACGGATTATTTAATCTTGTCCGCAGACCATTCCACACACAGGTAA
- a CDS encoding alpha/beta hydrolase fold domain-containing protein, producing MKAKAVGTFITALALSISASIASANTALSERLIPNPVGVSEEFAKFVESKQPAKSVSSPQTTEEWIALQTQFDAAMSEVTRLGMKKHGVTFEKKSIGGVDTFLVMPKNVSPEFEGVRFVHIHGGAFVFGGGEAGLGEAAWIANGLGVEVISIDYRQPPLHPYPAALEDTVAVWKELIKTQSPNATALFGSSAGGNLTLTTTLKLQQQGLPTPGVLFAGTPATDLKYTSDTWHTLQGLDPLGAREGVIDGTFALYSNGADLAHPLMSPVYAEIKDFPPTIFISGTRDLLLSDTVRMHRVLRTANIETDLHIYDGQSHGDYVRGLNYDFPESDDALREIRMFFDKHLN from the coding sequence ATGAAAGCAAAAGCTGTAGGAACATTTATTACTGCATTGGCCCTGAGTATTTCAGCATCTATTGCATCAGCCAATACAGCCCTTTCGGAGCGCTTAATACCGAACCCGGTAGGCGTGTCTGAAGAGTTTGCGAAGTTTGTTGAAAGCAAACAGCCCGCCAAATCGGTTTCATCGCCTCAAACGACGGAGGAGTGGATTGCACTGCAGACGCAATTTGATGCCGCGATGAGCGAGGTTACTCGATTGGGTATGAAGAAACACGGGGTAACGTTTGAAAAGAAAAGCATCGGCGGGGTAGACACTTTTCTTGTAATGCCTAAGAACGTTTCACCCGAATTCGAAGGAGTGCGCTTTGTTCATATCCATGGTGGAGCCTTTGTTTTCGGTGGTGGCGAAGCTGGTCTAGGCGAAGCTGCATGGATTGCAAATGGTCTTGGTGTTGAAGTGATTTCAATCGATTACCGCCAGCCACCCTTGCATCCGTACCCTGCCGCACTGGAAGATACCGTCGCAGTATGGAAAGAGCTGATCAAAACGCAATCCCCTAATGCAACGGCTCTTTTTGGCTCTTCTGCGGGTGGTAACTTAACGCTTACCACTACGCTGAAACTACAGCAACAAGGTTTGCCAACACCTGGCGTATTGTTTGCCGGCACACCGGCAACGGATCTAAAATATACCTCTGATACTTGGCATACGTTACAAGGGCTTGATCCACTCGGTGCTCGAGAAGGGGTAATTGATGGAACATTTGCGCTCTATTCAAATGGCGCTGATTTGGCACACCCACTGATGTCGCCAGTTTATGCTGAAATTAAGGATTTTCCGCCAACGATTTTTATTTCAGGCACTCGTGACTTATTGCTCAGTGATACCGTTCGCATGCACAGGGTATTGAGAACCGCTAATATTGAAACCGATCTTCATATATATGATGGACAGTCGCACGGTGATTACGTGCGGGGCTTAAATTATGATTTTCCAGAATCTGATGATGCTTTGAGGGAAATCCGGATGTTTTTTGACAAGCATTTGAATTAA
- a CDS encoding LysR family transcriptional regulator gives MKEFRDLDLNLLKLLQAVVKTRNTHAAADMLGISQTSVSRGMAKLKEAFGEQLFIRKAHGVEPSELAEKLDEAINEMFTPLVKVVESYQDFDPEKFDGNISIAMNIFFLELLGDGIYQALKTVLPKANFKLIYWQDDTLAEMLNGNVDYMIHFGAFPLPQEVYLHKLQEFTLCLVARKDHPVLTKTSDWEAIHHLPITRLVIDGVNSKRSPVEDLYISKGYQANCTLVTHSVRVLLSKVQNSDTIMFGSNLMTTINPDIGTYPLPPIPKEMRSVSINGGYLQTKRGYPLYQLLHQTMQSFFDSVAQPEISFDTK, from the coding sequence GTGAAAGAGTTTCGTGACTTAGATTTAAACTTGCTCAAGCTACTGCAAGCGGTTGTGAAAACGCGCAATACTCACGCAGCTGCGGATATGCTTGGTATTTCGCAAACCAGTGTGAGCCGTGGGATGGCAAAACTAAAAGAGGCTTTCGGCGAGCAGCTTTTTATCAGAAAGGCCCATGGGGTTGAACCTTCGGAGTTGGCAGAAAAACTTGATGAAGCCATCAATGAGATGTTCACCCCCTTGGTTAAAGTAGTGGAGTCATATCAAGATTTCGATCCGGAAAAGTTTGATGGCAATATCAGCATCGCCATGAATATCTTCTTCCTTGAACTTCTCGGGGATGGAATTTATCAGGCGCTCAAAACGGTACTGCCCAAGGCCAACTTCAAGCTTATTTATTGGCAGGATGACACTTTGGCCGAAATGCTCAACGGTAATGTCGATTATATGATCCATTTTGGGGCGTTTCCGCTACCGCAAGAAGTGTATCTGCATAAATTACAAGAATTCACACTATGCTTGGTGGCGCGCAAAGATCACCCGGTATTAACAAAGACCAGCGATTGGGAGGCAATCCACCACTTACCCATTACTCGTTTGGTTATCGATGGGGTGAATTCAAAGCGATCTCCAGTTGAAGATCTCTATATCTCCAAGGGGTATCAGGCAAACTGCACCTTAGTCACCCACAGCGTCAGGGTTCTGCTGAGCAAGGTTCAGAACTCCGACACAATCATGTTCGGTAGCAACCTTATGACCACCATTAATCCCGATATTGGCACTTACCCACTCCCTCCGATCCCCAAAGAAATGCGTTCGGTAAGTATCAACGGCGGTTATTTGCAGACCAAACGTGGTTATCCGCTCTATCAGCTCCTGCACCAAACCATGCAAAGCTTTTTCGACAGTGTTGCTCAACCAGAGATCAGCTTTGATACGAAGTAA
- a CDS encoding MarC family NAAT transporter produces MHYETLLTYLTLTVIGLLPMMNPPAAATVLLGLSKGKDKKYIVTQAKSVGINLFVALCTTFFIGSSVLELFNISIPSLRLGGGIIIVAIGFNMLFPRPETNNNDPGQESIALVPLTIPSLCGPGTMALIISLAAQIASYENHVSMTSVYSGVVIGFMIVSLIAAFTLSMAYPLLKALGQNGINAFTRIMGFLLICMGVQFFTLGIEETVQVIHQLL; encoded by the coding sequence ATGCATTATGAAACTCTTTTAACCTACTTGACTCTGACCGTTATCGGCCTGCTTCCAATGATGAACCCACCCGCTGCCGCAACCGTCTTGCTTGGATTAAGCAAAGGCAAAGACAAGAAATATATCGTCACACAGGCAAAATCAGTCGGTATTAACCTGTTCGTTGCCCTGTGTACTACCTTCTTTATCGGTTCATCCGTTTTAGAGCTTTTCAATATCTCAATTCCCAGCCTGCGCTTAGGCGGCGGTATCATCATCGTTGCAATTGGCTTCAATATGCTCTTCCCCCGCCCTGAAACTAACAACAATGACCCGGGCCAGGAATCTATCGCACTGGTGCCATTAACCATTCCGTCATTATGTGGGCCAGGTACAATGGCACTGATCATTAGCCTGGCTGCACAGATCGCCTCCTATGAAAATCATGTCAGTATGACGAGCGTCTACAGCGGGGTGGTGATAGGCTTTATGATTGTTTCGCTCATTGCGGCTTTTACACTAAGCATGGCATACCCTCTTCTGAAAGCTCTCGGGCAAAATGGCATCAATGCTTTTACGCGAATTATGGGCTTCCTGCTGATATGTATGGGCGTCCAGTTCTTTACTCTTGGCATTGAAGAAACCGTTCAAGTAATCCATCAACTGTTATAG
- a CDS encoding magnesium transporter: MALISTPLHSAAAEKLYDQFLHCIATNDTDRLLDSIQNADPTVLPSVFRKLTDKERVVTWVLLNQGASQVAANLLDLFTEDEQRLLVSLLPTHVIVSMFRYLRSADRRRLINELPSEIKLQLKQAVPDSWRNEENAALFYSPDTVGGICKSEILKLSEDASVADLANMLHTEEQDSELLEWRYVYLHDAQGCYLGAVKIRDVLLLTYDEKLINHLDRTIPAALPEQDIHSLKSILDTTLHPVIPVVSEQGFQIGVIGTTQLNKALYDYSNQQLLEQSGVFGGEEFRNMSILSRNLRRLAFLLPSVVLSYAAVSIIAAFEPIIEQIAVLAAVLPLVANLSGAAGNQAVAVSIRELTVGHISSKDSLYVIAKELPIGALNGLLIGGVITLLTLFNHGSEYIGLPLLIGAAYTVSSMLAVMIGGALPLLLKRISLDPAMLSSPVLTTLTDAISFFSVLYLAQTFLL; this comes from the coding sequence ATGGCACTTATTTCAACGCCACTGCATTCAGCGGCGGCCGAGAAGCTATACGATCAATTTCTTCATTGTATTGCGACAAATGACACTGACAGACTGCTTGATAGCATTCAAAACGCGGATCCTACTGTCCTGCCGTCTGTGTTCAGGAAACTGACGGACAAGGAACGCGTCGTAACGTGGGTTCTACTTAACCAAGGCGCCTCCCAAGTTGCGGCTAATTTGCTCGATCTTTTTACGGAAGATGAACAGCGCCTTCTTGTCAGCCTTCTTCCCACCCACGTCATTGTGAGCATGTTTCGATATTTGCGCTCAGCAGACAGACGCCGGCTCATCAATGAACTTCCGTCGGAGATAAAGCTTCAATTAAAGCAGGCTGTGCCGGACAGCTGGCGCAATGAAGAAAATGCCGCATTATTTTATTCACCCGACACTGTTGGCGGGATCTGTAAAAGCGAAATATTAAAGCTCAGCGAGGACGCTAGTGTCGCTGACTTGGCCAATATGCTCCATACAGAAGAGCAGGATTCTGAGCTATTGGAGTGGCGCTATGTCTATTTGCATGATGCCCAGGGCTGCTACCTTGGCGCCGTGAAAATTAGAGATGTACTGCTTCTTACTTATGATGAAAAACTCATCAATCATCTTGACCGAACTATTCCGGCTGCATTGCCAGAGCAAGATATTCATTCATTGAAAAGTATCCTCGATACCACCTTGCACCCCGTTATCCCGGTTGTTAGCGAACAAGGGTTTCAAATCGGGGTCATCGGGACCACTCAATTAAACAAGGCGCTATATGATTACTCCAATCAGCAACTGCTAGAGCAGTCTGGCGTATTCGGGGGAGAGGAATTTCGCAATATGTCAATTCTCTCACGCAATCTGCGCCGGCTGGCCTTCCTGCTCCCCTCGGTAGTATTGAGCTACGCCGCAGTTTCGATTATTGCCGCTTTTGAACCAATCATTGAGCAAATCGCCGTGCTGGCGGCTGTCTTGCCTTTGGTTGCCAACCTATCCGGAGCCGCAGGTAACCAGGCCGTTGCTGTATCTATTCGCGAACTCACCGTCGGCCACATTTCATCGAAGGACAGCTTGTATGTCATTGCAAAAGAGCTCCCTATTGGCGCCCTCAATGGCCTGTTGATAGGCGGAGTGATCACATTGCTGACCTTGTTCAATCATGGCAGTGAATACATCGGCCTGCCTTTGCTTATCGGCGCGGCCTACACAGTTTCATCAATGCTGGCCGTTATGATTGGCGGGGCATTACCTTTACTGCTGAAGCGCATTAGTCTCGACCCTGCGATGCTCTCAAGCCCGGTATTAACCACCTTAACCGATGCCATCTCTTTTTTTAGCGTGCTGTATCTAGCGCAAACATTCTTGCTTTAA
- a CDS encoding DUF2860 family protein, whose protein sequence is MRNLNIFVIALFAGFTTSAYALDNSRINGDISINTGYATSNSNLNPNGDKTLSSLDDRVSHTNNYFAAPLGNIRYALDSNHTHAVYLGTSRDDLAVGTLAFELGYQYNFTNGTQLDIAYLPTVLPDEVWANPYLTGEERQTTDIDGNAYRLKLSNLLNTGVSLDMAYATATIDDEQITESTLFRDSATFYLKGQHLSMLDQRSGLITAFSYTDHNAEGKAASYNKYKVEMTYFLHSSAYSLALTGSYAYRQFDAVNPLFDTQRNDDVMRLFLAYEYKDIPGWDNWSVTSLAGSTVTSSNIDFYKSNNFLMTVGLNYQF, encoded by the coding sequence CAATACGGGTTATGCGACCTCAAACTCAAACTTGAATCCAAACGGCGATAAAACGCTAAGCAGCCTAGATGATCGGGTATCTCATACCAATAACTATTTCGCAGCACCACTGGGGAATATTCGTTATGCCTTAGATAGCAACCATACTCATGCTGTTTATCTTGGTACATCTCGCGATGACCTCGCCGTCGGTACCCTGGCATTCGAGCTTGGCTATCAATATAACTTCACCAACGGCACACAGCTAGATATTGCTTACCTTCCAACCGTACTGCCAGACGAGGTATGGGCTAACCCGTACTTAACCGGTGAAGAAAGGCAAACTACGGATATCGACGGCAATGCATACCGTTTGAAGTTATCGAACCTGCTTAACACCGGCGTATCGCTTGATATGGCATACGCCACTGCAACAATTGATGATGAGCAAATCACAGAAAGCACCTTATTCCGTGACAGTGCAACTTTCTATCTAAAAGGCCAGCACCTTTCCATGCTCGATCAACGTTCAGGATTAATTACAGCGTTCAGCTACACCGATCATAACGCAGAGGGTAAAGCCGCTTCATACAACAAGTATAAGGTTGAGATGACTTACTTCCTTCATTCGTCCGCTTACTCTTTAGCGCTAACGGGAAGTTATGCTTACCGTCAATTTGATGCAGTAAACCCTCTTTTTGACACACAGCGTAATGATGATGTAATGCGTTTGTTTTTGGCTTACGAGTACAAAGACATTCCAGGCTGGGACAACTGGAGCGTTACCTCACTCGCTGGCAGCACGGTAACAAGCTCGAATATCGACTTTTATAAAAGCAATAATTTTCTAATGACTGTGGGCCTCAATTACCAATTTTAA